A section of the Rubrobacter calidifluminis genome encodes:
- a CDS encoding alpha-amylase family glycosyl hydrolase translates to MNGRRRWWERGIIYQVYPRSFADSDGDVVGDLAGVIGKLDYLAWLGVDAVWLSPIYPSPMADFGYDISCYTDVDPLFGTLEDFDRLVEEAHRRGIRIILDYVPNHTSDLHPWFVESRSSRENPKRDWYIWADPKPDGSPPNNWLSSFGGSAWEFDGKTGQYYHHAYLKEQPDLNWRNPEVQEAMLGVLRFWLERGVDGFRVDALRRLVKDERLRDDPPNPDYREGQNPYDAFIPLYSSDRPETHEMVRMMREVLDGYGERLLIGELYLPIESLVAYYGSGVDLPFNFHLIFTPWRADAVYSLVKEYEAALPPGAWPNWVLGNHDRPRVASRVGEGQVRLAAMLLLTLRGTPTLYYGDEIGMHDVPVPPGRIQDPFGKSFPQLGRDPARTPMQWDDSENAGFTAGEPWLPLAEDYEEVNVARQRKDPRSLLNLYRRLIALRRSEGALSTGDYASLGIDGDLLYYAREHEGRRLLVVLNLGSDVQSTTARGRIVLSTGLDREGEEVSGRLTLAGGEGVILRSSG, encoded by the coding sequence ATGAACGGAAGACGCCGCTGGTGGGAGCGGGGCATCATCTACCAGGTCTACCCGCGGTCGTTCGCCGACTCGGACGGGGACGTGGTGGGGGATCTGGCTGGAGTTATCGGGAAGCTCGACTACCTGGCGTGGCTCGGGGTGGATGCGGTGTGGCTCTCACCGATCTACCCTTCTCCGATGGCGGACTTCGGGTACGACATCTCCTGCTACACGGATGTAGACCCGCTCTTCGGGACGCTTGAGGACTTCGACCGGCTGGTCGAGGAGGCGCACCGGCGGGGGATCCGCATCATCCTCGACTACGTCCCGAACCACACCTCCGATCTTCACCCCTGGTTCGTGGAGTCGCGCTCCTCGCGCGAGAACCCGAAGCGTGACTGGTACATCTGGGCAGATCCGAAGCCCGACGGCTCTCCACCGAACAACTGGCTCTCTTCCTTCGGTGGGAGCGCGTGGGAGTTCGACGGGAAGACCGGGCAGTACTACCATCACGCCTACCTGAAAGAGCAGCCGGACCTCAACTGGCGCAACCCCGAGGTCCAGGAGGCGATGCTCGGGGTGCTGCGCTTCTGGCTCGAGCGTGGGGTGGACGGATTCCGGGTCGACGCGCTCAGGCGGCTCGTAAAGGACGAAAGACTGCGCGACGACCCGCCCAACCCCGACTACCGGGAGGGGCAGAACCCCTACGACGCCTTCATACCGCTCTACTCTTCCGATAGGCCCGAGACGCACGAGATGGTCCGGATGATGAGAGAGGTGCTCGACGGGTACGGCGAGCGGCTTCTTATCGGGGAGCTCTACCTCCCGATAGAGAGCCTCGTCGCCTACTACGGCTCCGGGGTGGACCTGCCGTTCAACTTTCACCTGATCTTCACGCCCTGGCGGGCGGATGCCGTCTACAGCCTCGTGAAGGAGTACGAGGCGGCGCTCCCTCCCGGCGCCTGGCCCAACTGGGTGCTCGGCAACCACGACCGGCCGCGGGTCGCGAGCCGGGTGGGAGAGGGGCAGGTGCGGCTCGCGGCGATGCTGCTTTTGACGCTGCGCGGCACCCCTACCCTCTACTACGGCGACGAGATCGGGATGCACGACGTCCCCGTCCCGCCCGGGCGCATCCAGGACCCGTTCGGGAAGAGCTTCCCGCAGCTCGGGCGCGACCCGGCGCGCACCCCGATGCAGTGGGACGACTCCGAGAACGCGGGGTTCACCGCCGGAGAACCCTGGCTTCCCCTGGCAGAGGACTACGAGGAGGTGAACGTCGCCCGCCAGCGAAAGGACCCGCGTTCTCTGCTCAACCTCTACCGGCGTCTCATCGCGCTGCGCCGCTCCGAGGGGGCTCTCTCCACCGGCGACTACGCCTCTCTCGGCATCGACGGTGATTTGCTCTACTACGCCCGCGAGCACGAAGGACGCAGGCTGCTCGTCGTGCTCAACCTCGGCTCCGACGTCCAGAGCACGACGGCCCGCGGCCGGATCGTCCTCTCCACCGGGCTCGACCGCGAGGGGGAGGAGGTCTCCGGACGGCTCACCCTCGCCGGAGGGGAGGGCGTGATCCTGC